TCGAATACCGACGTTTCCGCCACGCGCCGCGCGTTTTCCCGTATCCCCCATCGCGCCAACGCCGCGGGCAACGCAAGCCGCGTCGCCGCGGCGTCTATTTCCGTTTTTCCTCCTGGGTCTTCGTGCGCGGCTCGGCCGGCGTGCGCCGGTATTCGGGCAGCGGCGCGAGGTGAAGATCCTGCGTCGCCGGACCGTGGATCACGCGGCCGGTCGCGGTGTACCGCGAGCCGTGGCACGGGCAATCCCAGCTTCGCTCCGCGCCGTTCCACGCGACGTGGCAGCCAAGGTGCGTGCAGGTCGGATCCATCGCGTGCAGCTTGCCCGTGTCGTCGCGATAGACTGCGATCCGTTCGCCATCCAGGGCGATCACGCGCCCGTATCCGCGCGGCAGATCCTCGATCTCGGAATCCCCCGCGCCGACGGGCCGCCGGTTCAGCCGGTCGGTAACGAGTCGCGCGGGGTAGTCCTTGTTCTCGGCCAGGAAGCGGGCCGCCGACGCGAGCGGCTTGACGCGCCGCGCGTCGTACAACCCGGCGTACCGGTTCTCGATCTCCAGGATCGCGTCCGAGAGGATCATCGACGCGATCGCCGCGCCGGTGAGGCCCGTGCCCGCGTAGCCGGTGGCGATGAAGACGCGATCGCTCATCACGTTGCGGCCGATGTACGGCAGGCCGTCGACCGGATTCAGGATCTGGCCCGACCAGCGATACGGCGCCCACTCCACATCGAATCGCGCGCGGGCGTATTCCTCGAGCCGGATGTAACACGCCTCGGTGTTCTCGACCGCGCCGGTCTTGTGGTCCTCGCCGCCGACGATCACGACGGGCTCGCCGTCGATCGTCTGCGTGCGGATGTAGTGGTACGGCGTCTCGGTGTCCCAAAACAGCGCGTCCATCGGCGCGGCCGGCGTCTTCAGGTGCACGCCGATCGCGTAGGTCCGATACGCGGCGAGCTTCGTCAGAAGCGCGTAGCGGTTGGTCGCCGGGGAATTGGTCGCGATGACGACGTTTTCCGCGAGCACCGTTCCGCGGTCGGTGATGACGCGGCAGGGCTCGCCCTCGCGCACGTCGATGACGCGCGTGTGCTCGTGAATGGCGCATCCGTTGCCCGGAATGCGCGCCGCCAGGCCGTTCAGGAAACGGAGCGGGTGAAACCGCGCCTGATCCGCGAAACGCAGCGCTCCGCGCGTGACGAACGGCAACGGCGGGGACTCGATCCACTCGGCGTCGATATCCAGGTCGCGCAACGCCGTCAGCTCGCGCCGAAGCTCCAGCTCCTGGCTTTGCCGCTCGACGTAGAGATATCCGGGGATGCGGGCGAAATCGCAATCGATGCCCATCTCGCGCGTCATGTTCTCGATCATGCCCATGGCGTCGCGCGCGGATTCGTTGGCGAGCGCGGCGTCGGATTTTGAGAACTTGGAGACAAGCTCGAAGTAGCGCCGGTCGAAGACCTCGGTGAGATGCCCGCTCGTGTGGCCGGTTTCGCCGTGGCCGACACGCTCGCGTTCGACCAGGATGACGGATTTGCCGGCGTCCTTCAGGAGCCACGCGGTGAGGATTCCCGTAAGCCCGCCGCCCACAATCGCGACGTCGGCGTAAACGTCCCCCGCCAGCGGCTCGAACGGTTCGGCCTCGGCCGTCGACAGCCATATCGACCCGTGGCTTGTGTTATTGGCATGCGCCATTTTTTTTCTCCTTCCGCGAATCGCTATTTTTCAAAAAAACGGATAACCGTTCGCGGCGGCAACGTACGCGGCGGAAGGTGCGTATTCGCGGTCTATAAGTCGCGCCATCCGATCGGGCGTTGTGCCCCTTGTGCGCGGGTGCAATCAACCGCGCGGGAATGCGGAACCGCCGCGTTCCATATCAATAAGGTATCAGCGTGCTAAAACGCCTGATGGCAACGTTGGCGTTCTCCGTGAGGCGCGTAACGAACGCGCCTTTGCGGCGGTCCGCGGCCGGAAAAATCTACCCGGAAGCGGTTTCGCAAAAAGGGGCGCGACGTAACGTTATTTCACGATCGCTTATGCGATGCGCCATCGCGGGACAGGCGCGGGACGGGTTCGCTACGCGCTGAACGCGCGGCGATAATTTTCGATGGCGTGCCGGATCGTGTCCTTCGCCTTCGCGGGGCCGAAAAAATCACGCACCAATACCTCCTTGTTTTCGAGTTTCTTGTAATCCTCGAAAAAGCGGCGGACTTCCTGCATCACGTGCGGCGGCAGCTCGCTGATATTGTTGTACGACGCGTAAGCGGGATCGTGCAGATGAATCGCGATGATTTTTTCGTCCTGTTTGCCCTGATCGACCATTTCCATCATGCCGATCGGCCGCGCGTACAGAAGCGACAACGGCACGACCGGCTCCTGCATCAGCACGAGCACGTCAAGCGGATCGTCGTCGTCGCCGAGCGTTCGCGGCAGGAAGCCGTAGTTTGCCGGATACACGACCGACGAATACAGCACGCGGTCGACCTTGATGAGGCCCGACTCCTTGTCGAGCTCGTATTTGACCTTGCTGCCCTTGGGAATCTCGATGACCGCGCGGAAGGCGTCGATGTCGCCAAGCTCCACGTCATGCCACGGATGACTCGCCACGAACGCGCCTCACGCGCCCGACGGCGGCGTGCCGGCGGACGAGTCAAGCGACGCGAGCCACGCGCGAACGCGCCCGGCGACCTGTTCGGGCGTGAAACCGAACTTCTCGCGCAGGACATCGTCGGGCGCCGAGGCGCCGAAACGGTCAAGGCCGATGGAAAGGCCGCGCCGCCCGGTGACAATGGCCCATCCCGGCGTTGCGCCGGCCTCGATCGAGCACACCGGTCGGTCGAACGGCACGATTCGCTCGCGTTCTTCTTCCGTGCGCGAAAGGAATCGCTCGCGGCACAACATCGACACGACGCGCGTCGCGATGCCGTGCTCCTCGCGCAAAAGCCGCGCGGCCTCCTGCGCGATCCAGACTTCGGAGCCCGTGGCGACGATCGTCGCCTCCTCGTCGAGATGCGTTTCAACCACCTGCGCGCCGTTCAGCAGATCGTGGATCGTGTACGGCGCGTCGCGCTTGACCGGCGGGATCTTGTGCCGCGTCAGCGACAGGATGCTCGGCCCGGAGTGTTGCAGCGCGGCGTACCACGCGGCGCCCGTCTCGACGCCGTCCGCCGGACGCAGCACCAGAATGCCGGGGATCAGGCGAAGCGAATCCAGGTGCTCGATCGGCTGGTGCGTCGGCCCGTCCTCGCCAAGCTGGAACGAGTCGTGCGTGCACACGTGAACGACCGGCAGGTGCATGATCGACGCGAGCCGCAGCGTGGGGCGCAGATAGTCCGTGAAAATGAGGAACGTCGAGCCGTAGGGGCGCCATCCGCCGAACGCGGCCATGCCGTTGACGATCGCGCCCATGCCGTGCTCGCGCACGCCGAAATGGATATTGCGGCCGGCGAAATTTCCGGGCGCGACGGCGCCGCCATTCTTGATGTCCGTCTTGTTCGAGACGGCCAGGTCCGCGGATCCGCCCGCAAGCCCTGGCACGAGTGCGGCGACCTTTTGCAAAACCGCATGGCCAAGCGAGCGCGTTGCGTCCTTCTTGTCCGGTGCGACGGCGATGAGCGCGTCAAACAGATCGGTTGGCAGGCGGCGGTTCCAGAAATCGTCGAGTGCCCGGGCGCGATCCGGGTTGGCGTCGTTCCACGCCGTGAAACGGCGGTTCCACGCCGCGCGCGCCTCGCGCCTTTCGTGTACGACGCCGCCGCAGAAATCGCGCACGTCATCCGGCAGCTCAAACGGCGGCAGGTCCCAGCCGAGCGCCTTTCGCGTCGCGGCGATCTCCTCATCGCCAAGCGGCGCGCCGTGCGAGTCGGAGGTGTCGTGCGCGTGCGGCGCGCCGTGGGCGATGTGCGTCCGGCAGATGACGATCGCGGGCTTGCGCGCCTCCTTCGCGGTCGTGATGGCGTTGTCGATCGCGTTCAGATCGTGCCCGTCGATCGACTGCACGTGCCATCCGAGCGACGCGAATCGCCCGGCGACATCGTCGGAATAGGTGATCTCGGTGGGGCCGTCGATCGAGATGTGATTGTCGTCGTAGTAGACGATCAGGTTGTCGAGCTTCAGGTGCCCGGCGAGGCTCGCCGCTTCCTGCGTGACGCCTTCCATCAGGCAGCCGTCGGAGGCGATGACGTGAATCCATTGATCGAACGGCGAAAATCCTTCGCCGTCCGGAAAGTGCTGCGCGGCCATCTTCGCGGCGAGCGCCATGCCGACGCCGTTGGCGAAGCCCTGACCGAGCGGGCCGGTGGTGATCTCAACGCCCGGCGTGTGCGCGCGCTCGGGGTGGCCGGGCGTTTTGCTCTCGTACTGGCGGAAATTCTTGATGTCGTCGATCGACAGATCGCAGCCGAAAAGGTGCAAAAGCGAATACTGAAACATGCACGCGTGGCCGTTCGAGAGCATGAAGCGGTCGCGCCCCAGCCAGTTCTCGTCGTCGGGGTCAAAACGCAGGTGCCTGGCCCACAGCACGGCGCCGATTTCCGCAAGGCCCATCGGCGCGCCCGGGTGGCCGGAGTTCGCCTTCTGAACGGCGTCCATGGAGAGGAAACGGATGGCGTTGGCGACGCGCGAAAGGCGTTCGAGATCAAGCGGATCGAGCGGCATGGCAGTCTCCGGCAAGGAAAAGGAAACGCCGCGGGCGCGCGCGGATCGACGCGCTTTTCCAAAACGCCGGCGGTAGGGATTCGCGCCGCGCCTGAAAGCGCGCCGCGCAAGCCGTTAGTATACCCGCTTCGGGCGCATTTCAACGAGGTGCGGGCCGGTCGAAAGTCCAGGGCCTATTTCCAGGCATCGAGAAGCCGCCGCGCAAGCGCTTCACAAGAAAGGGCGATGGCGCCCTCGACTTCGAGTCCGGCGCTCGCGCGTACGGCCATCCGCGCGCCGATGCCGTTGCGATCGGCGAAGAGCCGGCCGAGATACCCGCGCGCCTGCCGGGTAACCTCCCCGGCCAGGGGATGCGCGGCAAGCCTGGAAAGCGCGTCGGCAAGATTCGCCGTATCAGCGAACCGGAGCAGGCGCAGTACATCCAGGCCGTCCTTGTCCTCCAGGCGGTTCGGTGTGACCGCGCGTTCCGCGATCTTGTGGAGCTTCGCCACGACCAGCGCGGCGACACCGGCAACACGCACGTCGAATGCCCGCGCGTCAGCCGGGTGAAGGGCGCTTACTCGGACGAACGCGTGATCGACCACCGCGGCTTCGAGGCCGGCGGCTTTCCGCGCGAAGTCGGCGCCATGAACGCCAAGCCGGGCGCCCCGCCGTCCCCGACCGCCGAATGACGCCGGCACGAGAAAGTCGATCTGCACCCCCGACCTGCTCCAGGTGCCGGGGCGAATCGTGAGTTTGAAGCCAGCGCCCTTGAGCATGTTCGACAGCATGGGTTCGTCGTCGAGTTCTCGTGGATCGATCGCGAGGTCGCCATCGGTGGTGTACGGGGCCACCGCGAGATCCCCCTCGCCCGTGTGCAGATAGATCGCCTGCGCGCCGACCAACACGACGGATTTCCGATGCGTGTCGAGGGCTTCGAGGGCATCGAGCAGCACGCGCCTTGCAGCGATGTATTCAGGATCGGGGGCGTTGGCGCCAGGCATACTCGGTTCGCCTCATCTTCTGAATGAGCGCTTCGGCTTCTTGCGGGCCGCGGCCAGGGCTCGTCATCAGATCGGCGACGATCTGACTTGACGCCGCCGCCGTGATGGCCGGCATTTCGGGCGCGGGTGCGAACGGCACGTTTTGCGTCCGCTCGAACACGACGTTGTCGTACGGCTCGATAAGCCAAACGTTGGCGCCGGTTTCCGTGGCCACGAGTTCAAGTACGTCCGCCGCGAATTGGGCGTCATCGACATAGATCATGGCAAGCCGCGCCGGCGCGAGACCCGTTCCGGCAAGGCTGCCGGTAACGGCGTACCGTCCGAGCCTCGATATTTTGGCGCCCAGGGCGGCGAGCCCGCGAGGTTCCAGATAGGAACGCGGCACGTTGGACTTGGTGACGCTGTAGTCGCGAGCCCAGCGTGCGATGAGAGCCGGCCAGTCGACGGCCGTAACCACCTTTTTGTCGTCACGCGTGATAAGCGCCTCCTCCTCGAGAAAGCTGATCACCCGCG
This DNA window, taken from bacterium, encodes the following:
- a CDS encoding FAD-dependent oxidoreductase; this translates as MAHANNTSHGSIWLSTAEAEPFEPLAGDVYADVAIVGGGLTGILTAWLLKDAGKSVILVERERVGHGETGHTSGHLTEVFDRRYFELVSKFSKSDAALANESARDAMGMIENMTREMGIDCDFARIPGYLYVERQSQELELRRELTALRDLDIDAEWIESPPLPFVTRGALRFADQARFHPLRFLNGLAARIPGNGCAIHEHTRVIDVREGEPCRVITDRGTVLAENVVIATNSPATNRYALLTKLAAYRTYAIGVHLKTPAAPMDALFWDTETPYHYIRTQTIDGEPVVIVGGEDHKTGAVENTEACYIRLEEYARARFDVEWAPYRWSGQILNPVDGLPYIGRNVMSDRVFIATGYAGTGLTGAAIASMILSDAILEIENRYAGLYDARRVKPLASAARFLAENKDYPARLVTDRLNRRPVGAGDSEIEDLPRGYGRVIALDGERIAVYRDDTGKLHAMDPTCTHLGCHVAWNGAERSWDCPCHGSRYTATGRVIHGPATQDLHLAPLPEYRRTPAEPRTKTQEEKRK
- a CDS encoding inorganic diphosphatase, which encodes MASHPWHDVELGDIDAFRAVIEIPKGSKVKYELDKESGLIKVDRVLYSSVVYPANYGFLPRTLGDDDDPLDVLVLMQEPVVPLSLLYARPIGMMEMVDQGKQDEKIIAIHLHDPAYASYNNISELPPHVMQEVRRFFEDYKKLENKEVLVRDFFGPAKAKDTIRHAIENYRRAFSA
- the tkt gene encoding transketolase, producing the protein MPLDPLDLERLSRVANAIRFLSMDAVQKANSGHPGAPMGLAEIGAVLWARHLRFDPDDENWLGRDRFMLSNGHACMFQYSLLHLFGCDLSIDDIKNFRQYESKTPGHPERAHTPGVEITTGPLGQGFANGVGMALAAKMAAQHFPDGEGFSPFDQWIHVIASDGCLMEGVTQEAASLAGHLKLDNLIVYYDDNHISIDGPTEITYSDDVAGRFASLGWHVQSIDGHDLNAIDNAITTAKEARKPAIVICRTHIAHGAPHAHDTSDSHGAPLGDEEIAATRKALGWDLPPFELPDDVRDFCGGVVHERREARAAWNRRFTAWNDANPDRARALDDFWNRRLPTDLFDALIAVAPDKKDATRSLGHAVLQKVAALVPGLAGGSADLAVSNKTDIKNGGAVAPGNFAGRNIHFGVREHGMGAIVNGMAAFGGWRPYGSTFLIFTDYLRPTLRLASIMHLPVVHVCTHDSFQLGEDGPTHQPIEHLDSLRLIPGILVLRPADGVETGAAWYAALQHSGPSILSLTRHKIPPVKRDAPYTIHDLLNGAQVVETHLDEEATIVATGSEVWIAQEAARLLREEHGIATRVVSMLCRERFLSRTEEERERIVPFDRPVCSIEAGATPGWAIVTGRRGLSIGLDRFGASAPDDVLREKFGFTPEQVAGRVRAWLASLDSSAGTPPSGA